The nucleotide window TAATAGTTGAATACACTGGTCCgagaaatagtaaaaaaaaaaagactgCAGCCATCTGAACCAAAACGGCCGAGCAAGTCAGCAAACACACATGAAGCTTTCACACAAATGGATTGTTATCACAAGTTCACAACCAAAGGCACAATTAACATGTACGTTTCCTGAAACCAGGCCCCTTCAAGTGATAGCAAAGCACATAGAATGGGTATCAGAACCTTCCAGAGATTCTCTAATCGCACTCCCAACCCGGTAACACGTCAAATCTTTCTGAACGTGAGCCTACTACAAAACCATCACACATTTCTCGAACCAACACGTCAAAAGATTGCTGAAACAGCCATAGATTGAGAAAATCGCTAAGAGCTTGCCATTAGTATGTTCTGCTCAGACGCCACAACTAAATGAAAAGACCCATTCCCCTAATCCAAAACCTATCGACACACAGAACTGTGCAACTTCCACGTTGTGTAAAGGTACAAGGATGCATGGGAGTAAATGGATTATATGATCAAAGGCCACATACAAAACAGCAACGTTGTCATCAGAAGAGAGTACGATCGAGCAAAGGGTTTTACCCTGATGTAGTTGAGGGCGTAGAGCGCGAACACGGCGCCCTTGTTGACGGTAATGACAGGAGGGTTTCTTATGGTCTTCGTCTGCTCCGTGTCGTTCACGTGCGCGCCCAGCGACGCCTCCCCGCCGCTCTGCACCCAAGAACACACGCACACGGTGACACGGCACGCCAGCGCCGTCGTCGCAGCCGTCACTCAGAACACACATACAATTCGGACGCGGCGGGAATGCCGGGTGTGGAAGAGGGAGTAGAGGCGCTTACGGATTCTCTGGGCACGGCCATGTCGACGACAACCTTTCTGTCGCAGGAGAGGCGGCCCCCCGCGCCCGAGTCGTCAACGCAGCTCTCCAGGAGGGACTTGGCGAGGACCTCCACGCCACCTGCGCCGCCGGCCGCGAGgagcacgaggaggaggacgGGGAGGACGGAGGGGAGAGGGGAGCGAGGAGGAGCCATGGAGGTTGCCGCATGCGAAGAAGCGTCGAGCGGAGCGGAGGGGTCAGGactcaggactcaggagtgggctGCGGATTCTGCAACTgctagtctctctctctctttttggtcgAAAAAGCAACTTGGAACCGAGCGCACTGGCGGGTAACCGTTTCTGTGGACTGTGGAATGAACTTCTCTTTTGTGGGACGCGAGTTTGTGGCACGCACAAGTGGCAGGCAGAGGTGGGACTTGGGCCTTGCCGTGGGCACAGTATGGCCTCCTATGCTTCGTGCTGTTTCGTCATGTAAGGTACGtcggaaagttttttttttccggCTCAAGCATGGCCAACAGCACATCAACACGTCCTCGTGCTACACCAGCCCAAACACGGTCCTCAATATATTTTTGTAGTTTTCTTCGTCCGTTCAtgacataaaatatattttagagTAAAATACACCGGAGGTTTATTAATTTTTGGTGAAGTGTTATCTAGGTCCATCAATTTTGAAACTGCATTTTTTGATCCATTAATTTTCGTTTTGTGTCATCTAGTCCATCAGCTTTGACTCTTGCATTCttggtccatgaacttttaaaattgTTCACTGCAAGTCTACGCATGCATGTACGCACGTTGGCTTTTTGCGCCGGTGGAGCCATGCCTGcactcgccgccgtcgctcgtctGTCAGGCATGCATGTGTGTTTTCCTGCTCGAATCATGACAGGGTTAGTGCATTTCGGCCAGACTAACCGGCTAAGCGGCCCTGGCCGGCCGCCGTAGACGAACCGCAGCGCCTTGCCGCCGCCCTCGACGGGGAACGCCCTGGCTGGACGATGTTGAGATCAGATGAAATGAAGtgcagtagctagctagctagctagtaacAGGCGACCACATGTCGTGCAGTGAACGAACTACTGCTCTACTGGATTAGACCAGagccaaaagaagaaagagagatcGTGCATAATGGACCGGAAAGGATGCCGCTGGTCGGTCGTTGGAGCGTCAATCAGAAAGACGACGATGGGCCGGCCGTGCGCCGGCGTGCGTGCCGCGTGCGTGAGTCATGCTTACGGCCTCCAGCTCGGGTCTCCTCAGCGCGCTCTCGGGCTGGCCGGGCGGCATGGAGCTCGCGGCGTCCATCTTCGAGTCGCGATCGTGAGCCGGCCGTGAGCCGGCTGCCGCGCTGCGCCTGTACGTTGACATGTTGGAGACGGGCGTCGGGCCTGACAGCTACACGTTCTCGTTCGTACTCAAGTCGTGCGCGCAGCTCGCGGCCTTGCAAGAAGGGAGGCAGGTGACAGCTTCAGCTCGATGGGTGGAGACCCGACGAGAGCTCCATGGTCAGCGTGCTCTCGTCGTGTGCGCACCTGGGTTCCTTCGACGTCGGGCGGAGCGTCCACTGTGCGCTGCTGAGGAACACCGCGAGGCTGAACACCATCATGCAGACGTCCCTGGTTGACATGTACGCCAAGTGCGGCAGCATCGAGAAGGCCACGACGGTGTTCGACGCGATGGACGGCAAGAACGCGTGGACGTACAGCGCCATGCTATCCGGCTTGGCGCTGCACGGGGACGGGCGGAAGGCGCTGCAGGTGTTCGACGCGATGGTCAAGGAAGGCCACGCGCCCGACGCGGCGGCGTACGTCGGCGCGCTGAACGCCTGCAGCCGCGACGGTCTGCTCGAGGAAGGGCTGCGGTGCTTCGACCACATGCGGCTGGAGCACAAGGTCGCGCCCAACGCGCAGCACTACTGCAACGAGTGGCGAGCCTTTGCCGTTGCACAATCAGAGCAAGATGACTGACTTCCAAGTACAATTTGTGCGCTGCTAATACGCAATTCAATGATCTCAGTGAAAAAGGACACAATGCCGCGCAGGGAAAACTCTGAAAGAATCAAGAGAACAGAACAATGAACTCAAAGCTAGGATGTGCAATGGCTAAGAACTCAAAGGCTCTGCTCAATGCGTGGCCGGCGAGTCCGTGCCACCACCGTCCGCTGCTGCGACTGGCAGACCTACGTCGGGAATTTGCACCCGAACCGCTTCGTCACTATCGCGCCCCACCTCCCATCCGCCGGCACGGACGGCGCTCCCCTATCCACCGGTGCCCCGCCTCGCCGGTCCATCTTGTCGATGGCTTACCTCATGCTCGTGCACTCACGCTCGAGCTCCTACACGCGGTTCCGCATGCTGTCCATATCGAGCCGCAGCATCTGGTTGCCCCGTGCGGCCACGCGCCATGTCGTAGAGCGTCCCCACGAGGTAGGAGTAGCTCGGGATGAGAAGGTCGTCGACGGCCACGTCGGGCAGCCGCGCGGCGATGCGCCCCTGTCATGACTCAAGCAGGAAAACACACATGCATGCCCGGCagacgagcgacggcggcgagtgcaggcatggctccaccgacgcaaaaagccgacgtgcgtgcatgcatgcgtggacctacagtgaaccattttaaaagttcatggatCAAAAATGCAAGAGTCAAagctgatggacctagatgacacagaACGAAAGTTAATTGACCAaaaaatgcagtttcaaagttgatagACCTATATGACACTtcaccgaaagttaatggacctccggtgtaTTTTACTCTATATTTTATATGAACTATTTTTATGAAAGTTTTAATAATTTTTACAATTTAttcaagaatgagatgaaatgcaATATAGTAAATACTGAAAAATTACATCGTAGCATTGTAGATATACTTACATGCTTATGTTCGTGCGGTCCCAGCCCGAGCATAGTCCATGTAGTCCATCATGTCAGAGATTCTAAGCACGACACGGCCATAATATTTTCGTGTAGTGCTATTTGGGACCGTGCCAAAAGACCATGCCACAGACACCCCTCTCAAATGGCACAATCAAATCCCAACTCTAGTGGTAGGCAGGtggctttcttttttctttttctttttttgccgGTGTGGACATTTGGATGGACGCTTGCCATAGCCTGCAGTGTCGCTGGTCATGGTGGTGCAGTTTTAGGTTTTATAGTTCAGGGGGATTTAGTCAACCCTTCATATGTTAGGGGTTATATAGACTTTTTTTTACTATTGTTTGCTGATTTAATGTCATGTGAGCACCCACACACTATGCCACGTCAGTGAGGGTTTATTAGATGGGTTTTTAATAATTTAAGAGGTAGGACATCTGATTTGTAGGGGGTAAAGTAGACAAGCACTAATAGTTTAGGGTTAAGTAAACTTTTTTCCAAAGCTTAAGCTGATGGGACGAGAAGAGGTGGAAAATTCATTTATATTTTAGCACTTTCCCTCGTATGGAGGGGGAGGTGGACAATTTACTTGTACTTCAACGCTTCCCCTCACATGGAGACTTCCTCATGTCTTAGATGTAGGATAGGAGCAAGCAAAAAATTGCTTGATTTAATTACGTTAGAAGGATTCGAAATCGAGACCTTTAGCTTTAATACCATATATTTAGTTCGTCGTCTACACTCTACATAAGCGCCACACTCGGTTGAGCGGAGGAGCAGACAAAGACAATGTACCTGTTTAGTTGGTGCTGTAGTTTGCCACGCCTCAACTTCGGCAAATTGTGGCTGCTACAAAGTATGACGAGTAAAATCGAAGTCACACTTATGATAAGTTTGGCATAAAAATAAGTCTGACATGTGAAACAGGATACTAAGAAAGTGTGGTGCGTCATTGTTATGGCAGTGAATCAAACCGTTATCGAAAAAACAAGGAAATAACTAACCTCTGGTGTGGCAAGTTTTGGTAAACAAAGCCTGGAAGTGAACAGGGCAGAGATCGGTTCCTGCGGCGAAAATCTGAACTTAGAAAGAGATCCTATCTTTCAAAATTAACTTTCAAATTTCGTCAAACGATTGGTTTCAACCAAATTTCTTTAGCAGAACTCATTTGATCAGATGGATAATGAAGGCTGAAGACCTGATAAATAAAACTGAGGAAAGCTGTAAAAAAATTGACGATCACAaagcgccgtccgtggggatcgAACCCACGACCACGTGGTTAAAAGCCACGCGCTCTACCACTGAGCTAGGACGGCTAGTCTGTTCGTTTAAAAAtgtttctcatttttatttgctAGAACACCGCACTGTAATTTACTAGCCAATCAATAATTTTGAACAGGTATCAAGCTCGAGTTATAAACATACAACCCTCAACAAAGCAGTTTACAGAGACCAGGAAACTCCAACCCAGTAAAGAACAAAGAACTTGTTCATATCTACAGACAAACAAACATAAAAAATGGTCTTCTGAATCTGAATACTACATATTTCGCCGGAGAGTGTAACAGAAAACTGAGGTGTCTAGGTGTTGCACTTCCACTTAGATGTTGGCACGCAGTTCAGGTAGTGGCACCAGTGGCAGCCATCGTTCCCATTCTTCCCTTTGAAAAGCATCACCAGTGAAATCACAAACCTGAGCCACAAGAATTTTGACATCAGTATCATTCCAAGCTTTCACAAAAACAAGTAACATCTTAGTAGCTCGTCCAAAAATTAGCACTACGAATCTTTGCAGCAACATTTTCTGCAATACATGTTTAAACACGTAAAGACATGTCTACAACAAATATCCGAACCAGTCTGATGGATTTACTTACCCAACTAACAGCAAGACGAGTGCCACAACCCACAAAATATACTGGTATGCTTTGTACTTGGGAGGTTGGTTGGTCTGTGGCAACTCATGGCGCTCCATCCAGCTAAATTGAGGCCTTGCCAACAGAACAAAACCCAAGAGGAAACCCGTCGCGAATCCACCAATGTGAGCAAAGTTGTCAACGTGAGGTAGTATCCCAATAGCTAAGTTGAGTGCAATAATAAACAGGAGTGTTATTATAGCTGCTGCCTGCAAGAGCAAATTAAGTATATGAGCTAAACGATTATCAAGCAGCTGGATATAAATGAAGTATATATTTATCTATTGCTTGTACTGGCCTTGTTGGAGTATATAGTCCAGTTCATGAGTAGTTCAGAAAGCATGGATCCAAGCAGGCCAAATAAAGCTCCAGAAGCACCAACGGAGATGTAGTTGTTCCGTAGGAAGAGTGCAGACAACACGCTGCCACCAAAACCAGACAGTAGGTATATGGCACCAATGCGAACTTGCAGGCAGGAAAAACAGTGTCAGTGAAATGACCATGTAGGGCGGATGATTGGAACATTTAACTTCAATGAATGGTTGGATCGATGTTGGTGtacaatgatttttttttaaaaaaagcttACCAAATCCAAATTGCTGCTCAAGGCGGATTCCAATAAACAGCAAACTTAGCATGTTCACAACCAAATGGATTAGGCCAGCATGGAGCCAGATGCTGCTAATAAGGCGCCACCCTTGGTTTTGATGAACAATTTTATTCCAGTCAAGAGCTCCCATTTTCTCCAAACTGGCAAATAAAAAAACAGTGTTAATAAATCATGCTATAAATCTTGCACTGTCTTACATGGGCAGTGTAGTGTAGATGAAATTCACAAGGACAAAACACAAAAGCCTCATGGCTACTTCGCAGCAATCCTAGTACACAAGTTACAGTAAAAAATAAGCATACATGCAAGTACGACCAAACAGGTAACTCCAGGGAGTATTATTATCTCAGCACATGTTCTGCAAGGGCCATAAGTAAAACAAAGGCCTTACACAAGTCAAAGTGTCTCATGATTCCATCAACTATATTAAAGGATACTGTGCCTGCTACATAGCCTCCGACAGAAGTATCAAAACTTAAAAGCATCCATCATTAATTCATTCCTAATAGCCTCTGTGATTTTGGTATCAAAGGACTCCAAATAGATAACATCTAGGCAATTTTCATTGTGTTCATTTATCGAGTTGATTGGACAATAAATCGAAATCGCAAGATTTTAGGAGAACAGTTGAAGGTAGACGCGACGGATATCTGAATGCAGTCACATCGAAAACTCCCCTGCCTCGTGGACTTCTAAACCATTAAAAGGTGAAAAGGACTAAACTCAAGGAATAAGGCGATTCAAGCTTTAGACTTTATAAGCAAAAGATCTTAGTAGTCTACAATCCTTCCAGACCACAATCTTCGAACGGCAACAGAAATGGCCAAAGGTTTCCTCCCACTAAAACCACCCCAACAAAATTGCC belongs to Miscanthus floridulus cultivar M001 chromosome 4, ASM1932011v1, whole genome shotgun sequence and includes:
- the LOC136550039 gene encoding RHOMBOID-like protein 3 isoform X1, whose amino-acid sequence is MASDGDGKGRVATAPGGGYGYGYGGYEGPEDRKWWPWLVPTVIVACIAVFVVEMYENNCPKHGSQLGGCVAGFLRRFSFQPLRENPLLGPSSSSLEKMGALDWNKIVHQNQGWRLISSIWLHAGLIHLVVNMLSLLFIGIRLEQQFGFVRIGAIYLLSGFGGSVLSALFLRNNYISVGASGALFGLLGSMLSELLMNWTIYSNKAAAIITLLFIIALNLAIGILPHVDNFAHIGGFATGFLLGFVLLARPQFSWMERHELPQTNQPPKYKAYQYILWVVALVLLLVGFVISLVMLFKGKNGNDGCHWCHYLNCVPTSKWKCNT
- the LOC136550039 gene encoding RHOMBOID-like protein 3 isoform X2 codes for the protein MASDGDGKGRVATAPGGGYGYGYGGYEGPEDRKWWPWLVPTVIVACIAVFVVEMYENNCPKHGSQLGGCVAGFLRRFSFQPLRENPLLGPSSSSLEKMGALDWNKIVHQNQGWRLISSIWLHAGLIHLVVNMLSLLFIGIRLEQQFGFVRIGAIYLLSGFGGSVLSALFLRNNYISVGASGALFGLLGSMLSELLMNWTIYSNKATAIITLLFIIALNLAIGILPHVDNFAHIGGFATGFLLGFVLLARPQFSWMERHELPQTNQPPKYKAYQYILWVVALVLLLVGFVISLVMLFKGKNGNDGCHWCHYLNCVPTSKWKCNT